GAGCGCGCGCGGCTGGAGGCCCGGTGGGGAGAGGGCCACCCCGAGGTGACGAAGCGTCTGGCGGAGGCGCTGGGCAAGCGGGAGGAGGAGGTGGCGCGGGGGACGGATGCGCTGGCGAAGGACGTGTCGTTGAACGCGCCGCTGGGGTGGGAGGGGGATGTGACGCGGCTGGACATGCTGGAGTCGGAGGAGGACTCGGTGGAGGAGCAGGCCGACCGGGGGATGTGGGCGCGGAAGCTGCACCAGAGCGTGGAAGAGGCCTGGCCGGAGCTGGACGCGCGGGAGCGGGCGCTGGTGAAGGAGCGGATGTTGGCGGAGGACGGGGTGAGCGCGGAGCTGCTGGCCCAGCGCTTCGGGGTGACGGCGGTGCGGATCCGGCAGATTGAGCAGGGGCTGCGTCAGAAGCTGCGCCAGCGGCTGACGGAGGGGTGCACGGCCTGGGACGGCGCGGCACCCAGGCTGGCGGCCTGAGCGGGGGGCGAGGGACGTGCGGAGGAAAGAGGTTGACGGCGGCGGCAAGTGACCGTAAATCGGCCCTGCCGTTCGCGGCGCGCGGTACGCCCAAGTAGCTCAGTCGGTAGAGCAGGGGACTGAAAATCCCCGTGTCGGTGGTTCGATTCCGCCCTTGGGCACACAGCAGCAGGGAAATTCGAGGGCGTCAGACTCCGGTCTGACGCCCTTTCTTTTTGCGCACGCTTCACCGGCTCCTGGCGGGATGGGTCATCACGGAGGGCTGATGCGCCCGGGAGCGCCGTTGGCTCCCGTCACGGTGTGGCAGGAGGCGCAGGCCCCGGTGCTCTGAGGGGTGTTCATGGCCCACTGGGTTCCACCGTGGGTGATGCGAGCGGTGTAGGGGAACGCGAAGTCCTTGGCGTCGTCGGACTTGATGAAGAAGTTGCCAGAGGCATTGGTCTTCAGCGTGTATGCCTTCTGATTCGCGTCGGTGATGACGACCTGGGCGCCTTCGAGCCCCGCGCAGTCGTCCGCCTCGTGCGCGGTGGCCTGGACGGTGCCCGCCACCACGAACATCGGCCCTTCTCCGTGCTCCTCGCCTCCGCCGTGCCCCGGCCCTTCGCCGGGCCCTGCGCCTTCGTCGTGCCCTGAATGACATTGGATGCAGTCGCCACCGGGGTGCATCAGGGCGGAGCCATGGTCGTCGCCGGTCCACTTCAGGCCGGTGGAGCACTCGGAGGTGCTCACGGCCTCCAGGCCTCCTTCACTGCACCCCGTGAAGAGGATTCCAAGTGCGAAACACAACAGGAGTCTCGGTTGAAGGCATTGGGGCATGAGGCACCTCTGGAGGGTGTGTGTCATTCCAGGTCCTCCAGTCTGGTCTGTCCATGCCGCGCGGCGCGGCGTTCCGCCCGGGTGGTTGGCAGTAAACGGGCTCGAAAGGAGTTGCCGCCGTGTCAGTTGTTTCGCGAACCAATGGGGCGCGGTCTCGGAACACGGTGAACAGGTGCTGGATGGCTTCGCGGATCTCGCTTCGGGTCATGGGCTTCATCCGGGAACCATGATGGAACGGTGAGGAATGCGGATGCGCTCGGAGGTGGATACTGCCTCCATTCCTGGAAGGTGGAGATGCGCGTCCGTCATTGGGGTGTCTGGGTCGTGTGCGGCTTGTCGCTGGGGTGCGCCACGCCGGGGCGTGTTGCCTCCTCGCCGGTATTCGCGGACCTGTCCGTCGAAGCGCTCGATGCCCGGCTCGGGGTGGTCGCGCCAGGGCCTGGAGGAGAATGGTGGGCCCTCGGGGTGGAGCCCTACAAGGTCTCCGAGGCGTCTGGTATCGAAGCCTATCGCAGCACCGATGAAGGCCGCTCCTGGCGGCCCGCGACGGAACTCTCCCAGGCATTGAATAGGGCACGGGCGGGAAACCACTCGAACGTCATCGACTTCCTGACCTGGTACACGCCCGAGGTGGGCCTCGTGGCGGGCCATCTCGGGCCGCGCATCTTCCGCACGACGGATGCTGGCAAGACATGGCACTCCGTCCCGCTGGTCGATAAGCAATGGATCTACACGTTGGCGCGCTCTGGCCCGCGGACCTGGATGTGTGGCTCCTCCGGACGCATCGTGCGTAGCGACGACCAGGGCGCGAGCTGGCAGGAACTGACCGCCACGCCCTTCAACGACAGGGACCGCTGCCGGGGGCTCTCCTTCGTCACGCCCGACCAGGGGTGGGCCGTGGGCACGATGGCCACGCTCTGGGCCACGGAGGATGGTGGCAACAGTTGGATGCCATTGGCGCCGCCTTCGCAGCCACCCCAGCGCTCCGACTTCGGAGACCATGAGTCCCCGCCGAAGCTGCACGATGTCCTGCGACTCACTCCGGAGCTGGGCTGGGTCCAGGGCTCCGGGGGGCTCTACAAGACAACCGATGGGGGCGGGACCTGGCAGGGGCCCGTTTCCGGAACCTCGTCGCTCCATGTCTCCTCCCTCAAGGATGGACGGCAGGTGCTGACCCAGACACCTCCGGACCTGCCGGTCGACCAGTGGGTCCCTTCCTTCGAACATGCCTGGGGATTCCTCGGGGATACCGTGGTGGCCCTTTCAGACAGGAGTGAACTCACGACCTTCATGGGAGGTCAGCCTCTCCGTCAGGGGCCGTTGCTCACGCGCGCTCAGGGGCGCGTCACCCGCCTGGATGGCTTCATCCAGCGAGGGTCTCGGCACTGGGTGGGATGGGTGAACTCCCAACTCATGGCCACCCATGATTCGGGCCACTCCTGGTTCCGGTTGGGCGAGACGGCCGGCAGACCCATCCATTCGCTGGTCGCGCTCGGGGGCGGGATCC
This Corallococcus silvisoli DNA region includes the following protein-coding sequences:
- a CDS encoding sigma-70 family RNA polymerase sigma factor, with protein sequence MEAIYEERVSTVGGMGAEVDSAEVELRVRGHLQLVRRLAWKYRWTGLSLEELMAEGNVGLVEAARRFEERGVPFGAYAQQWIRARIRAYVSRTWSVAGGRAPWIVFQLRRERARLEARWGEGHPEVTKRLAEALGKREEEVARGTDALAKDVSLNAPLGWEGDVTRLDMLESEEDSVEEQADRGMWARKLHQSVEEAWPELDARERALVKERMLAEDGVSAELLAQRFGVTAVRIRQIEQGLRQKLRQRLTEGCTAWDGAAPRLAA
- a CDS encoding WD40/YVTN/BNR-like repeat-containing protein, coding for MRVRHWGVWVVCGLSLGCATPGRVASSPVFADLSVEALDARLGVVAPGPGGEWWALGVEPYKVSEASGIEAYRSTDEGRSWRPATELSQALNRARAGNHSNVIDFLTWYTPEVGLVAGHLGPRIFRTTDAGKTWHSVPLVDKQWIYTLARSGPRTWMCGSSGRIVRSDDQGASWQELTATPFNDRDRCRGLSFVTPDQGWAVGTMATLWATEDGGNSWMPLAPPSQPPQRSDFGDHESPPKLHDVLRLTPELGWVQGSGGLYKTTDGGGTWQGPVSGTSSLHVSSLKDGRQVLTQTPPDLPVDQWVPSFEHAWGFLGDTVVALSDRSELTTFMGGQPLRQGPLLTRAQGRVTRLDGFIQRGSRHWVGWVNSQLMATHDSGHSWFRLGETAGRPIHSLVALGGGILLAELSSGQLLRSSDDGRTWSPGEGLEDYDFAVASGRKPGTRALAPGQRRAPPESPLACLLSTPHAVLQVEFDTHGCYGGTTNTWELRVRKEGAWLKGVRQRAFLEDAYRVDQRLDRAVGERFLRELVDAATRSEQGPPCQSTLGFEVRMAWSCGSGLFKTSRHARFTGGACLPWPVSDTGTPEPYARADGIFRAAEAVLEAAAPERQTAVPGAHPGATR